TGGCACGACCACGCATTTTTTTCGGGAAAGCTTGGATGATAATCGTAAACGTCGCAGGAGTCATCAAAGCACTACCAATACCCTGAAAAATGCGTGCACCAATAAGCCAAAGGCTGTCGATAGCAAGCCCCCCAAAAGCACTCGCAATGGCAAAAACAAGTAAGCCTAAACAATAAATTTTACGCTGACCATAAACATCAGAAAGCCTGCCGCCTAAAAGCACAAATGCCGTCATCGATAAAAAATAACTATTGACGATCCATTGCAAAGTCAAATCGGAACTTAAAAATTCGCGTTGAATGGTAGGTAAAGCTAAAGGTAGAATGGTTTGATCAATAAAGATCATGGAAATCGATGTGATCATCGCAATCAAAATGTACCACTTTCGCACAATCACACCTTTTTGTTAGACTACCTTGTATGTACTGGATTTTCATTATTTTTGCCATAACATCCATTCTTTATTCTACAATTAAGAACGGGATTTCTCCCATGCCCTCCAATAAACACGCACTCACAGCAGCGCTTGAATTTTTACATGAGCCCAAAGTCCTCTATGATTTAGGATGCGGATTTGGCCTCTCTTCTCTATTTTTTGCCAAAAAAATGCCCCCTTGCAAAGTCATCGGTGTGGAAAATGCACTTTTCCCCTTCCTCATTGCCAAATTGCTCTCTTTATTTGTGCCCAATCTCACTATCCGTTTCAAAAACTTCCTGAACTTCAAACCTAAAGATGCAGATGCAATCTATCTTTATTTGTGCCCATCCTTGATGCAAAAAATCGACCTAACGGATTTCAAAAATATAACAGTGATTTCAAATACATTCGGATTTAATGCAACTAATCCCAAACACAAAAAGCGATTGAATGATTTTTATAAATCGACACTCTACGTCTACTCGTTTTGATTCCGTAACCATCTTAAAATACAGCTAGATTCGTACATGGGTTTGCCATCGATGATTAAACAGGGAACTTGTTGTCTTCCGCCAATTTGGATAAGTTCCTTGCGATATTGCGCATTTTGGATATTACGCAATTGCACGGGAATCTTGTGATCTTTCATATAATCGATAACATCATCACAATAGGGACATCCAGGTCTCCAATATAACACAAGCTCATGTCCATGATACTTTTCTATCTTCACCTGCTTAGCCTCTAAAATAGGGAAAAAAAACAACAAACTCAAAAGCGCATATTTCATATTTTCATGCTACAACAGTTCTAAAATTTAATAAAGATCAAAGATCTGAGTCGTCTTGAGATCGTTGTACAGGAACTCTTTGTGGTGGTCCTAGATTCCCGAATCGTCTAGTAATTATGTGGCGATGAGGAAAAGGGGAACATGGAGGAGAAGCTGTTGGAGAAGGTGATTGAGCGGGTGAAAGCTTAAAAACTTCAGATACAGGATTTTCGTCAAATCGAACGCTATTTCTTGAAGGTTTTTTTTCTTCTTTAAAACACGATTTCAATTTTGGTTCACATTCTGGCTCAAAAAATGGCAGCTCTTTTAATAATGCTAAATATTCATTACCTACTTGTTGTGACTTTCCTACTACTGCACTACTATTTGGCATGTCTGTGTTGAATAAACGTCCAGAATCCGGAATTAAACAAGAGGGACTAAAAATATAAGCTGGAGTACACATAAGTAAAAACAGTTTAAATAAAAGTGGGTTTTTTTGTAAAATGAATAGCAAAAACAACAAGGATGAAAAATGAAAAAATTATTTCTTTTACTCGCTTGCACGATTTCTTTAACGTTTGGTGTCACACACGTTCCAAAGCAAACCTACCCTCTTCCAAAAAAAGAATTTAATGCCGTTCAAAGGCTATTGGACTCCTTTGAAGGCCTTGTGGATGCCACACAAAAGCATTGGGAAGTAAAAGAAAACCAAGAACGTTGGCAAATGGATCCAGTTACAGTTAAAGATGAAGCATACATTTTATCGCTCATCGACAACATAGGAATGATTCAGGAAGT
This sequence is a window from Chlamydiota bacterium. Protein-coding genes within it:
- the stp_2 gene encoding Multidrug resistance protein Stp → MRKWYILIAMITSISMIFIDQTILPLALPTIQREFLSSDLTLQWIVNSYFLSMTAFVLLGGRLSDVYGQRKIYCLGLLVFAIASAFGGLAIDSLWLIGARIFQGIGSALMTPATFTIIIQAFPKKMRGRA